One region of Myxocyprinus asiaticus isolate MX2 ecotype Aquarium Trade chromosome 38, UBuf_Myxa_2, whole genome shotgun sequence genomic DNA includes:
- the LOC127429299 gene encoding ATP synthase subunit alpha, mitochondrial, producing the protein MSCSRDLHFLHSSRRRTHARTPLHKLLTIMLSVRVAAALTRTLPRRAGFVSKNVAAACVGAKNLHTARPLLQKTGTAEVSSILEEKILGAHTGADLEETGRVLSIGDGIARVYGLRNVQAEEMVEFSSGLKGMSLNLEPDNVGVVVFGNDKLIKEGDIVKRTGAIVDVPVGEELLGRVVDALGNAIDGKGPLGSKERRRVGLKAPGIIPRISVREPMQTGIKAVDSLVPIGRGQRELIIGDRQTGKTAIAIDTIINQKRFNEGTDEKKKLYCIYVAIGQKRSTVAQLVKRLTDTDAMKYTIVVSATASDAAPLQYLAPYSGCSMGEYFRDNGKHALIIYDDLSKQAVAYRQMSLLLRRPPGREAYPGDVFYLHSRLLERAAKMNDNFGGGSLTALPVIETQAGDVSAYIPTNVISITDGQIFLETELFYKGIRPAINVGLSVSRVGSAAQTRAMKQVAGTMKLELAQYREVAAFAQFGSDLDAATQQLLNRGVRLTELLKQGQYCPMAIEEQVAVIYAGVRGHLDKMEPSKITKFEKAFLQHVISQHQDLLSAIRNDGKISEASDAQLKQIVLNFLSSFE; encoded by the exons ATGAGCTGTTCGCGCGACCTCCATTTCCTTCATTCAAGCCGCAGGAGGACACACGCCCGAACTCCACTACACAAACTCCTCACAATCATGCTGTCTGTTCGCGTCGCGGCGGCTCTGACCCGCACCCTGCCCCGACGGGCCGGATTC GTTTCCAAAAATGTGGCTGCTGCATGCGTTGGAGCAAAGAATCTGCACACTGCCAGACCATTGCTGCAGAAGACAG GCACAGCTGAGGTGTCCAGCATTCTTGAGGAGAAGATTCTTGGAGCTCATACTGGAGCAGATCTGGAGGAAACTGGCCGGGTGTTGTCCATCGGTGATGGTATCGCTCGTGTGTACGGGCTGAGGAACGTGCAGGCCGAAGAGATGGTGGAATTCTCCTCTGGTCTTAAG GGCATGTCTCTGAACTTGGAGCCTGATAACGTTGGTGTAGTGGTGTTTGGTAATGACAAACTGATCAAGGAGGGTGACATTGTCAAGAGAACAGGAGCAATTGTGGATGTGCCTGTCGGAGAGGAGCTGCTTGGCCGTGTTGTGGACGCTCTGGGAAATGCCATTGATGGCAAG GGACCCCTGGGCTCCAAGGAGCGTAGGCGTGTGGGTCTGAAGGCCCCTGGCATCATTCCCCGTATCTCTGTGAGGGAGCCCATGCAAACTGGCATCAAAGCTGTGGACAGTCTGGTGCCCATTGGCCGTGGACAAAGAGAGCTGATCATTGGTGACCGACAGACTGG CAAAACTGCAATTGCCATTGACACCATCATCAACCAGAAGCGCTTCAACGAGGGCACTGACGAGAAAAAGAAGCTGTACTGTATCTATGTGGCCATCGGTCAGAAGAGATCCACCGTGGCTCAGCTGGTAAAGAGGTTGACCGATACTGATGCCATGAAGTACACCATCGTGGTGTCAGCCACTGCATCTGATGCCGCTCCCCTGCAGTACCTGGCGCCTTACTCTGGCTGCTCCATGGGCGAGTACTTCAGAGACAACGGCAAACACGCCCTCATCATCTACGACGATTTGTCCAAACAG GCTGTTGCCTACCGCCAGATGTCCCTGCTGCTGCGTCGTCCCCCTGGTCGTGAGGCCTACCCCGGTGATGTGTTCTACCTGCACTCTCGTCTGCTGGAGAGAGCAGCCAAGATGAATGACAACTTCGGTGGTGGATCCCTCACTGCCTTGCCCGTTATCGAGACCCAGGCCGGAGACGTGTCTGCTTACATTCCCACCAATGTCATCTCCATCACTGACGGACAG ATCTTCTTGGAGACAGAGTTGTTCTACAAGGGTATCCGTCCCGCTATTAACGTTGGTCTCTCCGTATCCCGTGTCGGCTCTGCTGCTCAGACCAGGGCCATGAAGCAG GTGGCTGGTACCATGAAGCTGGAGCTGGCCCAGTACCGTGAGGTTGCCGCCTTCGCCCAGTTCGGTTCTGATCTGGATGCTGCCACCCAGCAACTGCTGAACAGAGGCGTGCGGCTCACAGAGCTCCTTAAGCAGGGCCAGTACT GTCCCATGGCCATTGAGGAGCAGGTAGCAGTCATTTATGCTGGTGTGAGAGGACACTTGGACAAGATGGAGCCTAGCAAGATCACAAAATTTGAGAAAGCCTTCCTTCAACATGTCATCAGCCAGCACCAGGATCTGCTCTCAGCCATCAG gAATGATGGTAAGATTTCAGAGGCCTCCGATGCACAACTCAAACAGATTGTGCTCAACTTCCTGTCCAGCTTCGAGTAG
- the haus1 gene encoding HAUS augmin-like complex subunit 1: MCEKSKIVTQWLSKVFGQQPVPEFEVNTRTVEILHELAESSEMRCREITLLIEDHEQKAAEYSSDGAHLQEVLLQGVGLQLGGVSKPTVDLLSMLEGTAEVLKLRDTSLGSFMPAINKLTNDVLEAEKTDRRLQRELSTVRKKMTATVVLRKKLQEDLMKITHIQQVEAATAEERLLNMDFMKNKSRDLTCRNKMAQEKLQSRHMEDSLTHQAILQLSEKIAVLKEDMLPLKKKLEPYSDLSPSPALARVKIEEAKRELAALDAQLEQKVDFMNTCLDNH; this comes from the exons ATGTGTGAGAAAAGCAAAATC GTCACCCAATGGCTCAGTAAGGTGTTTGGGCAGCAGCCGGTACCGGAGTTTGAAGTAAACACACGCACTGTGGAGATTCTGCATGAGCTGGCAGAGAGCAGTGAGATGAGATGCAGAGAGATCACACTTCTCATCGAGGACCACGAGCAGAAAGCAGCAGAATACAGCAGCGATG GTGCCCATCTCCAGGAAGTTCTTCTCCAGGGAGTGGGTCTGCAACTTGGAGGAGTTTCCAAACCCACAGTGGACCTGCTGTCGATGCTGGAGGGCACTGCTGAGGTGCTTAAACTCAGAGACACATCTCTTGGGAG CTTCATGCCAGCAATCAATAAACTGACCAATGACGTGCTGGAAGCGGAGAAAACCGACAGGAGATTGCAGCGGGAACTCTCCACTGTGAGGAAGAAGATGACTGCCACCGTTGTTCTTCGGAAGAAACTCCAGGA AGATTTGATGAAGATCACACATATACAACAGGTGGAAGCAGCGACAGCAGAGGAGAGACTTCTTAATATGGACTTCATGAAGAATAAATCCAGAGATCTCACCTGCCGGAATAAGATGGCACAG GAAAAGTTGCAGTCACGGCATATGGAGGATTCTCTTACCCATCAGGCCATTCTTCAGTTGTCAGAG AAAATTGCAGTACTGAAAGAGGACATGCTACCTTTGAAGAAGAAACTAGAGCCGTATAGTGACTTGAGCCCT AGTCCGGCTCTGGCACGTGTGAAAATCGAGGAAGCTAAACGAGAGCTG GCTGCATTGGATGCTCAGCTGGAGCAAAAGGTCGACTTCATGAACACTTGTCTAGATAaccattaa
- the LOC127428498 gene encoding uncharacterized protein C18orf25-like: protein MTDAQNANELPECPSEDGATAEEQEMPLRQETMPTGSPVGEEPISSQNPDKQPTPGLLSMPCLLKELHRDSGSGQPAETERPPITTQPYPQEDSDSSVCLRSPSSSGHLGDSDTLSSAEEVTAPTQTAGRKSRRSHSESDASSVAMAAKKNRCQEKQVNGRVRVRGPRSQRQKLRMRQLRQKREAAARRKPDVLQDSSTSDSDLTAHSSSSSPLTASSDNEGETINSHAPVGPAVVGHYDISDTRSQYCGKKFSSKTFPCAVKVEPSQVSLASTDSEVEIVGVQENASVISRFPRGGVIQSLSSWKQRAPPTWTSVSAQSGWVPPPEVVDLTLDEDRHRFLL from the exons ATGACTGATGCCCAGAACGCCAACGAGCTCCCTGAATGCCCCTCAGAGGATGGGGCCACTGCAGAAGAGCAGGAGATGCCGCTGAGACAAGAGACCATGCCTACCGGCTCTCCAGTGGGGGAAGAGCCAATCAGCTCACAGAATCCTGATAAACAGCCCACCCCCGGGCTTCTATCAATGCCCTGCTTACTGAAGGAGCTCCACAGAGACTCTGGCTCCGGGCAGCCGGCGGAAACGGAACGGCCTCCCATCACCACTCAGCCCTACCCACAAGAAGACAGCGATTCGTCCGTTTGCCTGAGATCACCCTCCTCGTCCGGTCACCTTGGCGATTCTGACACGCTTTCGTCTGCCGAGGAAGTGACCGCGCCCACCcaaactgctggcaggaagtcaCGGCGGTCGCATTCTGAAAGTGACGCGTCCTCCGTCGCCATGGCAGCCAAGAAGAACCGTTGCCAGGAAAAACAGGTGAATGGGCGTGTCCGCGTGAGAGGGCCACGCAGCCAGCGGCAGAAGTTGCGCATGCGACAGCTGCGACAGAAACGTGAGGCGGCGGCGAGACGCAAACCAGACGTGCTCCAAGACAGCAGTACCAGTGACAGTGACCTCACAGCCCACTCCTCATCATCCTCGCCGTTAACGGCCTCATCCGACAACGAGGGAGAGACAATCAACTCTCACGCACCAG tggGTCCTGCAGTTGTTGGGCACTATGACATTTCAGACACTCGCTCTCAG tattgtgGCAAGAAGTTCAGCAGCAAGACCTTTCCCT GTGCAGTAAAAGTCGAGCCATCTCAGGTGAGTCTGGCTTCCACAGACAGTGAAGTGGAGATTGTTGGAGTTCAAGAAAATGCTAG CGTTATCTCACGGTTTCCACGCGGTGGAGTGATCCAGTCGCTTTCTTCCTGGAAACAAAGAGCTCCGCCTACATGGACGTCAGTCTCCGCCCAGTCAGGGTGGGTTCCACCTCCTGAGGTGGTGGATCTGACACTGGATGAAGACAGGCACAGATTCCTGCTGTga